In one Candidatus Paceibacterota bacterium genomic region, the following are encoded:
- the dnaJ gene encoding molecular chaperone DnaJ encodes MAKRDCYEVLGVERTADADEIKKAYRRSAVKYHPDKNPGDKTAEERFKELGEAYEILSDPQKRALYDQHGHAAFDRRAGAYGGGGFHDPFEIFREVFGGGGIFEDLFGGGRPDPTQPQRGNDLRYDMEIAFEEAARGCEKEISISKAEACDACQGSGAEAGSRIRACQSCGGRGQVVNARGFLSIAQTCPRCQGAGRVLEKPCKVCRGEGRHERSSKIKLRIPAGVDTGSRLRSAGNGEAGFRGGPPGDLYVVLHVQPHSIFQRDGDDLLCEVPVSFVQAALGAEIEVPTLDSAATIRIPPGTQPGALFRVKGRGVKNVQGYGSGDLHVRITVEVPTHLSSAQKAKLQEFGDLCTGKENPLSQSFFEKAKKMFR; translated from the coding sequence ATGGCCAAACGCGATTGCTACGAGGTTCTCGGCGTCGAGCGAACCGCGGACGCCGATGAAATCAAGAAGGCGTACCGCAGGTCCGCAGTTAAGTACCATCCGGACAAGAACCCGGGTGACAAAACAGCCGAGGAGAGGTTTAAGGAACTCGGCGAAGCTTATGAAATCCTGAGTGATCCGCAGAAACGCGCGCTGTACGATCAGCATGGCCACGCAGCGTTCGATCGCCGCGCCGGCGCTTACGGCGGAGGGGGATTCCACGATCCCTTTGAGATCTTCCGCGAGGTGTTTGGCGGCGGCGGGATCTTCGAGGACCTATTTGGCGGCGGACGCCCGGATCCGACACAGCCTCAGCGGGGCAATGACCTCCGCTACGACATGGAGATTGCGTTCGAAGAGGCGGCCCGAGGCTGTGAGAAGGAGATTTCGATCAGCAAGGCCGAGGCTTGCGACGCCTGCCAGGGCTCGGGCGCTGAGGCGGGATCGCGCATCCGGGCGTGCCAGAGTTGCGGCGGTCGCGGCCAGGTCGTCAACGCCCGCGGGTTCCTCAGCATCGCCCAGACCTGCCCGCGTTGCCAGGGCGCCGGCCGGGTTCTGGAGAAGCCCTGCAAAGTTTGCCGCGGCGAGGGACGGCACGAACGCTCTTCCAAGATCAAACTGCGCATTCCGGCCGGTGTGGACACCGGTTCGCGGCTGCGGTCTGCCGGCAACGGCGAGGCCGGCTTTCGCGGGGGACCGCCGGGAGATTTATATGTCGTGCTCCACGTCCAGCCTCACTCCATATTCCAGAGGGACGGCGACGATTTGCTGTGTGAAGTGCCGGTAAGCTTTGTGCAGGCGGCACTTGGGGCGGAGATTGAGGTCCCCACGCTCGACAGCGCGGCTACCATCAGGATTCCACCGGGCACCCAGCCGGGGGCGTTGTTTCGTGTAAAGGGCAGAGGCGTCAAGAATGTGCAGGGCTATGGTTCCGGCGACCTGCACGTCCGGATAACCGTTGAAGTGCCAACTCATTTGTCATCCGCCCAAAAGGCCAAACTCCAGGAATTCGGCGATCTGTGCACCGGCAAAGAAAATCCTCTAAGCCAGAGCTTCTTCGAAAAGGCCAAGAAGATGTTCCGATGA
- a CDS encoding RsmE family RNA methyltransferase, producing MHRFYLPPDQCQGRSVLLTGAEAHHALHVLRVRRADQVTVLDGEGHELLCEVEATDHDRTRLTVVETLDHPAPASRITLLQAVPKGRAMETIIQKATELGVSRIVPLLSERVVAQIGEQDGALKVGKWRLIAREAIKQCGFAWLPEIELPMTPDQFLARKENIELPLIASLESGSRLARAYFQAFHTRHRRMPGSVCVWIGPEGDFTPAESRTIKSQGALAITLGPRVLRTETAALCCLTIVNYELQTLFA from the coding sequence ATGCATCGTTTTTACCTTCCGCCAGATCAATGCCAGGGCAGGAGCGTTCTGCTGACCGGTGCCGAGGCCCACCACGCGCTTCACGTGTTGCGTGTCCGCCGTGCAGACCAGGTCACGGTGTTGGATGGCGAGGGCCATGAGTTGCTGTGCGAAGTGGAGGCTACTGACCACGACAGAACCCGGCTGACCGTCGTTGAAACACTTGACCATCCCGCTCCGGCCAGCCGGATCACTCTGCTTCAAGCGGTACCTAAAGGCAGAGCTATGGAAACAATCATCCAGAAAGCAACGGAGTTGGGAGTATCGCGTATCGTTCCGTTGCTCTCCGAAAGAGTCGTGGCGCAAATCGGCGAGCAAGACGGGGCACTCAAGGTGGGGAAGTGGCGCCTGATCGCCCGGGAAGCCATCAAGCAATGCGGATTTGCCTGGCTGCCAGAGATCGAGCTGCCGATGACCCCAGACCAGTTCCTCGCTCGGAAAGAGAACATCGAGCTGCCTCTAATTGCCTCTCTGGAAAGCGGAAGTCGCCTGGCGCGAGCGTACTTCCAAGCCTTTCACACTAGGCACAGACGAATGCCCGGGTCAGTTTGTGTCTGGATCGGCCCGGAGGGCGATTTCACCCCCGCCGAATCGCGGACAATCAAGTCTCAGGGCGCCTTGGCGATCACACTTGGCCCGCGGGTTTTGCGCACTGAAACCGCGGCTCTTTGCTGCCTTACTATTGTCAATTACGAGCTGCAGACACTTTTCGCGTGA
- the hemL gene encoding glutamate-1-semialdehyde 2,1-aminomutase, with product MISRVRSEQLFAEALKYMPGGVNSPVRAFRAVSGQPFFVNRAKRARVWDVDGNEYLDYVGTWGPAILGHSHPRIIVAVRAAALDGTSFGIPNPFEVQLAKMICAWVPSVRKVRMCNSGTEACMSAIRLARGFTQRDKIIKFDGCYHGHADSLLVKAGSGALTFGNPDSAGVPASFTQHTIVLPFNDPEAVKAAFAANKGQVAGIIVEPVPGNAGLYLPKPGYLEFLRDVTAANSALLIFDEVMTGFRLARGGAQERFGITPDLSCFGKVIGGGLPVGAFGGRAEIMDCLAPMGPVYQAGTLSGNPLAMAAGIAALEELAASDAYTKLEQLGSALEAGMGEAAKSAGVPVHFSRCGSMFCGYFASEPVHNVAEAMKSDRARFAKYFHGMLAEGIYLAPSQFEAGFLSTAHTAADIERTVAAAARVMKTL from the coding sequence ATGATCTCGCGAGTCAGGTCCGAGCAGCTGTTTGCCGAGGCGCTGAAGTATATGCCCGGTGGGGTGAACTCGCCAGTGCGGGCGTTTCGGGCGGTGAGCGGCCAGCCGTTCTTCGTCAACCGGGCCAAGAGGGCGCGAGTGTGGGACGTGGACGGTAACGAATACTTGGATTACGTCGGCACCTGGGGGCCGGCGATCCTCGGACACTCGCATCCCAGGATTATCGTTGCGGTGCGGGCGGCGGCGCTGGACGGGACGAGCTTCGGGATACCGAACCCATTCGAGGTGCAGTTGGCAAAGATGATCTGCGCGTGGGTGCCGAGCGTGCGGAAGGTGCGGATGTGCAATTCCGGAACCGAAGCTTGCATGTCAGCCATCCGCCTGGCTCGTGGGTTTACCCAACGGGATAAGATCATCAAGTTTGACGGGTGCTATCATGGGCACGCGGATTCGCTATTGGTGAAGGCCGGGTCGGGCGCGCTCACATTCGGCAATCCCGACAGCGCCGGGGTGCCAGCGTCCTTCACGCAGCACACGATTGTGCTGCCGTTTAATGACCCTGAGGCGGTCAAGGCGGCGTTTGCGGCTAATAAAGGGCAGGTGGCGGGGATCATCGTGGAGCCCGTGCCGGGCAACGCCGGATTATATCTGCCGAAGCCGGGCTATTTGGAGTTTCTACGCGACGTCACGGCAGCGAACAGCGCGCTGCTAATTTTCGACGAGGTGATGACAGGCTTTCGGCTGGCCAGGGGTGGCGCGCAAGAGCGCTTCGGCATCACGCCGGACCTAAGCTGCTTCGGGAAGGTGATCGGGGGCGGCCTGCCGGTGGGGGCGTTCGGCGGGCGCGCTGAGATCATGGACTGCCTCGCGCCGATGGGGCCGGTGTATCAGGCGGGAACGTTGAGCGGGAACCCGCTGGCAATGGCGGCGGGCATCGCGGCGCTGGAAGAGCTGGCCGCGAGCGACGCCTACACAAAGCTGGAACAGCTCGGCTCCGCGCTCGAAGCCGGAATGGGCGAAGCTGCGAAATCCGCCGGCGTGCCAGTGCATTTCAGCCGCTGCGGCTCCATGTTCTGCGGCTACTTCGCGAGCGAGCCGGTACATAACGTCGCCGAAGCAATGAAGAGCGACCGGGCGCGCTTCGCGAAGTACTTTCACGGAATGCTGGCGGAGGGAATCTACCTGGCGCCGTCGCAGTTCGAGGCGGGCTTCCTCTCGACGGCGCACACCGCGGCGGACATCGAGCGAACGGTGGCCGCGGCGGCCCGGGTGATGAAGACGCTTTAG
- a CDS encoding DUF2723 domain-containing protein — translation MSASTSLSAASGSPATPPPLFRRIDWLTCLITFAGVWIGYYLTLAPELTLEDSGELATGSYYAGIPHPPGYPFWTLYTWLWTVLLPFKNIAWRVALAEATGGALAAGLLGLLVSRGGSLLVEGIEELKAMAGRWENAICMVSGFVAGMLIGYNGFMWSQSVIVEVYAFSVASLMVVLVCLLRWIYAPHQRRYLYYALFFHGLCFTNHQTLIVAAIGIEITVAAADFRLGRSFFLGNSIVYLCGLLLTKRHILTGLEHNPAVFTIFNAVGICSILAYLWFTYLTSAGAGTTARERRLELGRDLLLAGCLMAAAGALGGQAIGVALALALLAVFLWLAWLTRKLGREWWVVILCGVAWLLGAAFYFYMPLAGMTNPPMQWGYPRTVEGFIHAFSRGQYERANPSDVFHQPLVFAAQLASMGQGIVDEFNWVYVFLALVPFLFFPKMRRRERAWLIGLASIYLCLGVLLLILLNPSPDRAARELNRTFFTASHTLVALFVGYGLTLVAAFMATHYQQFRRWALTGGGVAVALAIYSLAELTENTYFGEGSSIGLAALLSLVGSTFTNKDQYGLPVYAGLILIGLALAYLVAVLLYRQRAPLGITLAVFALMPLYPILTHWSDNEQRNHWFGYWFGHDMFTPPFKSAEGKPLYPEMTRDAVLFGGTDPGRFCPTYMIFCESFIPHACQPKQDQNFDRRDVYIITQNALADSTYQCYIRAQYNRSTQIDPPFFQELLRPAEERKQNYRTNWLARTVAPLDRFFSDLGARVEKHRRVYTSWFGDKDFINLSTLASKLRPKPQQDPLSKYLYDNLSPKTQRLLATPGGEASLRSSLAQDLNRLLERELNVREVLDAQQREKTSVEQQIADGSKSENLHRRLDQLRAAIAELSRSGPLFEPDRFKDVALSKYLTDFIKENPQSWTRIRLNRLLLEAAYPKEIARSMGGIYPDREIYIPTPEDSDRCYTDYLSDAARRLELDQLEPGEGVKRVGDKVQVSGQVSIMSINALLAKVIFDRNPKHEFFVEESLPLKWMYRHLMPYGIIMKINRQPLRELSEEIVRRDHEFWAQYSQRLIGNWITYDTSVEEIAAFVEKVYLRRNLRGFKGDRKFLRDDQAQKSFSKLRSAIAGVYAWRINDPENQDPTVRQRMIKEADFAFRQAVAFCPYSPEAVFHYVNLLLGQQRVDDALLIAMTCQKLDPYNQQVADVVKNLKEISKRQAVVNPKQLTLEQLEQAANENPTNFQAAFNLAAAYLQAHQPDRTAEVLDRVLNHPHAETDAFRALLQAYASFGNTNGLRRTVTRLEAQVRASPTDFAAAIGLAEGYQRLEMPDAAVQALDRVLEHPKATANAVLEAAQHYATLTNYPKLETALDRLTVLSPDKPEVWYDSAAFKAIMGKPQQAIPALRHALELSDRRLKQDPKALDLRTKVMEDPRLASLRQLPEFKRVIEPR, via the coding sequence TTGAGCGCCTCCACATCACTATCTGCGGCCTCCGGGAGTCCAGCCACCCCACCGCCACTCTTCCGCCGCATTGATTGGCTAACTTGCCTGATCACTTTTGCCGGGGTCTGGATTGGATATTACCTGACGCTGGCTCCCGAGTTGACGCTCGAGGATTCGGGCGAACTGGCCACGGGGTCGTATTACGCCGGGATTCCCCACCCCCCCGGCTATCCTTTCTGGACGCTCTACACCTGGCTGTGGACGGTGTTATTACCGTTCAAGAATATCGCCTGGCGCGTGGCGCTGGCCGAAGCCACCGGCGGCGCTCTCGCTGCGGGGCTGCTCGGCCTGCTGGTGTCGCGGGGCGGCAGTCTCCTGGTGGAAGGCATCGAGGAACTCAAGGCGATGGCGGGGCGTTGGGAGAACGCGATCTGCATGGTCTCGGGCTTCGTGGCCGGCATGCTGATCGGCTACAACGGCTTCATGTGGAGCCAGTCGGTAATCGTGGAAGTCTATGCCTTCAGCGTCGCGTCGCTGATGGTCGTCCTGGTCTGTCTGCTGCGCTGGATCTACGCGCCCCACCAACGGCGTTACCTGTACTACGCCCTCTTCTTCCACGGCCTTTGTTTTACCAACCATCAGACCTTGATCGTCGCCGCTATTGGCATCGAGATCACCGTAGCGGCTGCCGACTTCCGCTTGGGCCGAAGTTTCTTCCTGGGCAACAGCATTGTCTATTTGTGCGGTCTGCTTTTGACCAAGCGACACATTCTGACTGGCCTCGAGCACAACCCCGCGGTGTTCACCATCTTCAATGCCGTCGGGATCTGCTCCATCCTGGCCTATTTGTGGTTTACTTACCTCACCAGCGCCGGCGCCGGCACAACGGCGCGCGAGCGCAGGCTTGAGCTCGGCCGCGACCTGCTGCTTGCGGGGTGTTTGATGGCGGCCGCGGGCGCGCTGGGCGGTCAGGCAATAGGAGTAGCCCTCGCCTTGGCGCTGCTGGCGGTGTTCTTGTGGCTGGCCTGGCTGACGCGCAAGCTGGGACGGGAGTGGTGGGTGGTCATTCTCTGCGGCGTCGCCTGGCTGCTCGGAGCCGCGTTCTACTTCTACATGCCGCTGGCAGGCATGACCAACCCGCCCATGCAATGGGGTTACCCGCGAACAGTGGAGGGCTTCATCCACGCCTTCTCGCGAGGCCAGTACGAAAGAGCCAATCCAAGCGACGTTTTCCATCAGCCCCTGGTCTTCGCCGCGCAGTTGGCCAGCATGGGTCAGGGCATCGTGGACGAATTCAACTGGGTCTATGTATTCCTGGCGCTGGTGCCCTTTTTGTTCTTCCCCAAGATGAGGCGCCGGGAGCGCGCCTGGCTGATCGGCCTGGCCTCCATCTACCTCTGCCTGGGGGTGCTACTGCTTATTCTGCTCAATCCGTCTCCCGACCGCGCCGCCCGCGAGCTTAACCGCACTTTCTTCACTGCTTCACACACGCTGGTGGCCCTGTTCGTCGGCTACGGTCTTACCCTGGTGGCCGCTTTCATGGCGACGCATTACCAGCAATTCCGCCGCTGGGCGCTGACGGGAGGGGGAGTAGCCGTCGCGTTGGCGATCTACTCGCTCGCTGAACTGACAGAGAACACCTACTTCGGCGAAGGATCAAGCATTGGGCTGGCGGCTCTGTTGTCCCTTGTCGGCAGCACATTCACGAACAAGGACCAGTACGGGCTGCCGGTTTACGCGGGTCTAATCCTGATCGGCCTGGCGTTGGCGTATCTGGTTGCGGTTCTATTATATCGCCAGCGGGCGCCGTTGGGCATCACTCTCGCAGTCTTCGCGCTAATGCCCCTCTACCCCATCCTCACCCACTGGTCCGATAACGAACAACGCAATCACTGGTTCGGTTACTGGTTCGGCCACGACATGTTTACCCCGCCGTTTAAAAGCGCCGAAGGCAAGCCGCTTTACCCGGAAATGACCAGGGATGCCGTGCTGTTTGGCGGCACGGATCCCGGCCGTTTCTGCCCCACCTACATGATTTTCTGCGAGAGCTTCATTCCACACGCGTGCCAGCCCAAACAGGACCAGAACTTCGACCGCCGCGATGTCTACATCATCACCCAGAACGCCCTGGCTGACAGCACTTACCAGTGTTACATCCGCGCCCAGTACAACCGCAGCACCCAGATTGATCCCCCCTTCTTCCAGGAACTTCTCCGGCCGGCCGAGGAGCGTAAGCAGAACTACCGGACGAATTGGCTCGCCCGGACAGTGGCACCGCTGGATCGTTTCTTCTCCGACCTGGGCGCCCGGGTGGAGAAGCATCGGCGCGTTTACACTTCTTGGTTCGGGGACAAGGACTTCATTAACCTATCCACTTTGGCGTCGAAGCTGCGCCCCAAACCGCAACAGGACCCGCTATCCAAGTACCTTTACGACAACCTCAGCCCCAAAACCCAGCGCCTGCTGGCAACCCCGGGCGGCGAGGCAAGTTTGCGCTCGAGCCTGGCCCAAGACCTAAACCGTTTGCTGGAGCGGGAATTGAATGTCAGGGAGGTCCTGGATGCCCAACAGCGGGAGAAGACCTCCGTGGAGCAGCAGATCGCGGACGGCAGCAAGTCCGAAAACCTGCACCGGCGGCTGGACCAACTCCGAGCTGCGATCGCCGAGTTGTCCAGGAGCGGCCCGCTCTTCGAGCCGGACCGGTTCAAAGACGTGGCGCTGTCGAAATACCTGACCGACTTCATCAAGGAGAATCCGCAGAGCTGGACGCGAATCCGGCTCAATCGGCTGCTGCTGGAGGCGGCTTACCCCAAAGAGATCGCCCGCAGTATGGGCGGGATCTACCCCGACCGCGAAATCTACATTCCCACACCTGAGGATTCGGATCGCTGTTACACTGACTACCTCTCGGACGCCGCGCGTCGGCTGGAGCTTGATCAGCTCGAACCCGGTGAGGGCGTGAAACGCGTCGGAGACAAGGTGCAGGTTTCCGGCCAGGTCTCAATCATGAGCATCAACGCCCTCCTGGCAAAGGTGATCTTCGACCGGAATCCGAAGCATGAGTTCTTCGTCGAGGAGAGCCTGCCGCTTAAATGGATGTATCGGCACCTGATGCCTTACGGCATCATTATGAAGATCAACCGCCAGCCGCTGCGAGAATTGTCTGAGGAGATAGTCCGGCGAGACCACGAGTTCTGGGCGCAGTATTCGCAGCGCCTGATCGGCAACTGGATCACCTACGACACCAGCGTCGAGGAGATCGCGGCGTTTGTGGAGAAGGTGTATCTGCGCCGCAACTTGCGAGGCTTCAAAGGAGACCGGAAATTCCTCCGCGACGACCAGGCGCAGAAGTCCTTTTCCAAATTGCGCAGCGCAATTGCCGGCGTTTACGCCTGGCGCATTAACGACCCGGAGAATCAGGACCCAACCGTCCGGCAACGAATGATCAAGGAAGCGGATTTCGCCTTTCGGCAGGCGGTCGCCTTCTGTCCGTACAGCCCGGAAGCAGTGTTCCATTACGTGAACCTGCTGCTCGGCCAGCAGCGGGTGGACGACGCGCTGCTGATCGCCATGACCTGCCAGAAGCTCGATCCCTACAACCAGCAGGTTGCTGACGTGGTGAAAAACCTAAAAGAGATCAGCAAGCGGCAGGCGGTGGTCAACCCCAAGCAACTAACCCTGGAGCAGTTGGAGCAGGCAGCGAACGAGAACCCGACCAACTTCCAGGCGGCTTTTAACTTGGCGGCGGCCTACCTCCAGGCGCATCAGCCTGACCGGACGGCTGAGGTGCTGGACCGGGTGCTGAACCATCCCCATGCCGAAACGGACGCGTTCCGCGCCCTGCTCCAGGCCTACGCAAGCTTCGGAAATACCAACGGACTGCGCCGGACAGTCACGCGGCTTGAAGCACAAGTGCGCGCGTCCCCGACTGATTTCGCCGCGGCCATTGGCCTTGCCGAAGGGTATCAGCGCCTGGAGATGCCCGATGCAGCGGTGCAGGCTCTGGACCGAGTGCTCGAGCACCCCAAGGCAACTGCCAACGCCGTGCTGGAGGCAGCCCAGCATTACGCGACCCTCACCAACTACCCAAAGCTGGAAACCGCCCTCGACCGGTTGACAGTATTGTCGCCAGACAAACCGGAGGTGTGGTACGACTCAGCCGCCTTCAAGGCGATTATGGGCAAGCCCCAGCAGGCTATTCCGGCGCTTCGCCATGCCCTGGAACTGAGCGACCGCAGGCTGAAACAGGACCCCAAGGCGCTTGATTTGCGCACCAAAGTCATGGAAGACCCGCGGCTGGCATCGCTCCGCCAACTGCCCGAATTCAAGCGAGTGATCGAGCCCAGATAG
- a CDS encoding SAM-dependent methyltransferase produces the protein MAREVIRIVEAGAHGGRLAGDILTWIMQNRPALSGQLQYWILEPSDRRRAWQRQNLAAFGDRVRWATNFAELAGVVNRPKGLRTPEGIRGVIFSNELLDAMPIHRLSWDAKTRMWFEWGVKLQSGGFVWTRMLGEDVRSENPASHATSLTARLGSAIENELLKTLSDGFTVEVCPAAEHWWREAANALGCGKLLAIDYGLTAEEFFVPARKDGTLRAYHRHGLNSDVLACPGAQDITAHVNFTAIQAAGEAAGLKTDAFLTQAQFLTGIAARVWKAGDAPEEWSSERSRQFQTLTHPEHLGRSFRVLVQSRM, from the coding sequence ATGGCACGGGAGGTCATTCGGATTGTAGAGGCAGGCGCGCACGGTGGGAGGCTGGCCGGCGACATTCTCACCTGGATAATGCAAAACAGGCCGGCATTGAGCGGGCAATTACAGTACTGGATCCTGGAGCCTTCCGACCGGCGGCGTGCCTGGCAACGGCAAAATCTGGCTGCATTCGGTGACCGAGTGCGTTGGGCAACCAATTTCGCTGAGTTAGCAGGTGTGGTGAATCGGCCGAAAGGACTTCGGACTCCCGAGGGGATCCGTGGAGTGATCTTCTCCAATGAGCTGCTGGATGCCATGCCCATACACCGGCTGTCGTGGGATGCGAAAACGCGGATGTGGTTTGAATGGGGTGTGAAGCTCCAGTCGGGGGGGTTCGTTTGGACACGAATGCTGGGTGAGGATGTGCGAAGCGAGAATCCGGCATCCCATGCCACCTCTCTCACAGCGCGGTTGGGATCAGCAATTGAGAATGAACTATTGAAGACGCTGTCCGACGGATTTACCGTCGAAGTGTGCCCGGCAGCGGAGCATTGGTGGCGCGAGGCAGCGAATGCTCTGGGATGCGGCAAATTGCTCGCGATTGATTACGGTCTGACCGCGGAGGAGTTCTTTGTGCCAGCGAGGAAGGATGGGACGTTGCGGGCGTATCATCGCCATGGGCTGAACAGCGATGTGCTTGCCTGTCCGGGCGCGCAGGACATCACGGCCCACGTTAACTTCACGGCCATTCAGGCCGCCGGAGAAGCAGCTGGTTTGAAGACAGACGCTTTTCTCACTCAGGCGCAATTCCTGACTGGCATTGCGGCTCGGGTCTGGAAGGCCGGGGACGCTCCCGAGGAGTGGTCTTCGGAGAGGTCCCGTCAATTTCAAACCCTGACGCATCCGGAGCATCTGGGCAGGTCGTTTCGAGTGTTGGTGCAATCACGGATGTAG
- the ruvX gene encoding Holliday junction resolvase RuvX, whose protein sequence is MRILAIDHGSRRIGIAVSDELKMIAQPLEFIPAEPFAGFLGRLQELLREKEVELILVGLPRNMDGSFGPAAQKVQEFVAALKGSVTVPIKTWDERLTSVQANRILIQGNVRRDKRKEKVDKMAAAILLQSYLDGRAA, encoded by the coding sequence ATGCGCATCCTTGCGATTGACCACGGCAGCCGGCGTATCGGCATCGCCGTCAGCGACGAGCTGAAGATGATTGCCCAGCCGCTGGAGTTTATCCCCGCGGAGCCGTTTGCCGGTTTTCTGGGGCGGCTCCAGGAGTTGCTGCGGGAAAAGGAGGTGGAGCTGATCCTCGTCGGCCTGCCGCGCAACATGGACGGCAGCTTCGGGCCGGCCGCGCAGAAGGTGCAAGAGTTTGTCGCCGCTCTAAAGGGCAGCGTCACTGTGCCGATCAAGACGTGGGATGAGCGGCTGACTTCGGTCCAGGCTAACCGCATCCTGATCCAGGGCAACGTGCGGCGCGACAAGCGCAAGGAGAAGGTGGACAAGATGGCCGCGGCGATCCTGCTGCAAAGTTACCTGGATGGCCGGGCCGCCTGA
- a CDS encoding sigma-70 family RNA polymerase sigma factor: protein MSVAEPAGWCETLYRAKASELILYGRALGLSHGEAEDVLQETFVALMQRSQAPELPERYCVRSFRNRAMNYRRGLWRRLTRELESRRWFERSPGDSLAERAAMRGLSMLPQEQREVIVLKVWHAHTFEEIGELLEISPNTAAGRYRYGLQKLRQHLKGALDERDGRIGDTIVLVDAAPPLSGA from the coding sequence GTGAGCGTCGCTGAACCAGCCGGGTGGTGCGAAACGTTATATCGCGCGAAAGCGTCCGAGCTTATTCTGTACGGACGGGCGCTGGGCCTTTCACATGGAGAGGCCGAGGATGTCCTGCAGGAGACCTTCGTCGCCTTGATGCAACGCTCGCAGGCGCCTGAGTTGCCGGAGCGCTATTGCGTGCGGAGTTTCCGCAACCGGGCCATGAACTACCGGCGCGGACTATGGCGGCGGCTGACACGCGAGCTGGAGTCGCGCCGCTGGTTCGAGCGGTCACCTGGGGATAGCCTGGCCGAACGGGCAGCGATGCGAGGGCTGTCCATGCTGCCACAGGAACAGCGGGAAGTCATCGTCCTGAAGGTTTGGCACGCGCACACCTTTGAAGAGATCGGCGAGCTGCTGGAGATCTCGCCCAATACAGCGGCAGGCCGCTACCGCTATGGCCTGCAGAAGTTGAGACAGCATTTGAAAGGAGCACTTGATGAACGAGATGGACGAATTGGAGACACGATTGTTCTCGTGGACGCCGCGCCCCCCCTCAGCGGGGCTTGA
- the grpE gene encoding nucleotide exchange factor GrpE, with amino-acid sequence MKRTNMHTEKQPGADDPLPATEPLVPVEPATVTPEQLSELKERAAKADEHWDRLLRTSADFENFKKRAARDKQEAIKYANEALLQKLLPVLENFDIALAAAQTAAPEAGQSLYEGVSMINQQFKTVLAEAGLEEVDALGKAFDPHLHEAISQKETSEAPEGQVVQQLRKGYRYRGRLLRPASVVVSKQPTA; translated from the coding sequence ATGAAACGAACCAACATGCACACTGAGAAACAGCCTGGAGCGGACGATCCGCTCCCGGCAACGGAGCCACTCGTGCCGGTTGAGCCGGCCACGGTGACCCCGGAGCAATTGAGCGAACTGAAGGAACGCGCGGCCAAGGCGGATGAGCACTGGGATCGCCTTCTGCGCACCAGTGCGGATTTTGAGAATTTCAAGAAGCGCGCCGCCCGCGACAAGCAGGAGGCGATCAAATATGCCAACGAAGCATTGCTTCAGAAGCTGCTGCCGGTGTTGGAGAATTTCGACATTGCCCTGGCGGCAGCCCAAACGGCCGCACCTGAGGCCGGCCAATCTCTCTACGAGGGGGTCAGCATGATTAACCAACAGTTCAAGACGGTGCTGGCTGAGGCCGGTTTGGAAGAGGTGGACGCATTGGGCAAAGCGTTCGACCCGCATCTGCACGAGGCAATCTCACAAAAGGAAACGTCCGAGGCGCCCGAAGGCCAGGTCGTGCAGCAGCTTCGCAAAGGTTACAGATACCGCGGCCGGCTTTTGCGCCCCGCCAGCGTGGTGGTGTCCAAGCAACCCACCGCCTGA